AGGGCTCGGGCGGCGCGCTGACCGTGGAAACGGCACCACTTCTCCAGTTCCACAATCAGGAAGACGGCAAGGCCCGCCAGGAAGACATGCAGCCAGGCCTCCGGCCGGATCGGGGCGGTGCCGAACCAGCGGTTCATCACCGGCAGGTAGGTGAACAGGAGCTGTGCTGTCAGCATGATGGCAATGCCGATCCACACCCAGCGGTTGGAGAACCAGCCGATCCGCAGGAAGGACGTGGTGAGCGAGCGGCAGTTCAGCAGGTAGAACACCTCGATCCCGACGATCAGGTTGACCACGATGGTCCGGGCCTCGTTCACCGGGGCTCCCAGCGCGCGTTGCTCCCAGACAAACAGGGCCTGTCCCGCCAGCAGCATCAGCACCGACACAAGTGCGGTCCGCATCACGAGCGCCCGCGTGAGCAGCGGCTGGGCCGGATCCCGCGGCGGACGGCTCATCAGGCCCGGTTCCTTGGGCTCAAACACAAGCATCAGGCCGAGCAGGACGGCCGTGGTCATGTTGATCCACAGGAGTTGCACCGGGAGGACCGGCAGGTCGGTTCCGAGGACGATCGCCGCCAGCAGCAGCAGACCCTCCCCACCGTTGGTGGGCAGGGTCCACACGATGAACTTCACCAGGTTGTCGAAGACGTTGCGGCCCTCCTCCACCGCGGCCTCGATGGATGCAAAATTGTCGTCAAGCAGCACCATGGCGGCGGCGCCCTTCGCGACCTCCGTGCCGGAGATGCCCATGGCGACCCCGATGTCGGCCTGCTTGAGGGCCGGCGCGTCGTTCACGCCGTCTCCGGTCATCGCAACGACGTGACCCCGCGCCTGCAGGGCCCGGACGAGACGCAGCTTCTGTTCGGGCGCCACGCGTGCGAAGACCGCCGTCTCCTCGGCCACCCGGGGGAGGTCGGCGTCGGCGATGGCTTCCAGTTCCCCCCCGCTGAGGGCCCGCAGATGTCCTCGGGCGTCCGTGGCCCCCTGGAGTCCCAATTGAGCGGCAATCGCCGCCGCCGTGACCGCATGATCGCCGGTGATCATTTTCACGGCGATGCCGGCCTCCCGGCAGTGGCGCACCGCCTCGGCTGCTTCCGCCCGCGGGGGATCCATCATGCCCTGCAGGCCGAGGAACGTGAGTCCTTCGGTGAGGTGCGTTGGATGGAGGGCGTCGTGATCCGGCTCCACCCGGCGTCGCGCAAAGCCTAGAACCCGCAGTCCCTGCGCCGCCATCCGATCGGCCTCGGCCCGCACCGACGCGCCATCGAGCGGACCCTCGCATCCGGCGGCATCCAGTGCCCGGTCACAGCGGGCGAGCAGGCGGTCCAGCGCCCCCTTCGTATAGATGCGCCGGGGGTCCCCCTCATGCAGGGTCGCCATGTACATGTGCTGGGATTCGAAGGGGATGACGTCGAGCCTGGGGTTGGCACCATGGGTGGGGTCGAGGTGAAAGCCGGCCTTCTGCCCGGCGACCAGCAACGCCGCCTCGGTGGGATCCCCCTGCACCTTGGGGCGTCCGTGCTCATCACGCACCAGCAGGGTGTCGTTGCAGAGCACGCCGGCCCGCAGGGTCTCTTCCAGGGCTCCCGACGGTGCCGGGATCACCGGATCCCCGTTGTGCAGGAAGTTGCCCTCTCCGGCATAGCCGTTGCCCGTCACCGCAAATGTCTGTCCGCCGGCGTGAACCTCCCGGACCGTCATCTGGTTCTCCGTCAGCGTTCCGGTCTTGTCGGAGCAGATCACGGTCGTGCTCCCCAGGGTCTCCACCGCCGGCAGGCGGCGGATGATCGCGCGCCGTGCGGCCATCCGGCTCACCCCGATGGCCAGGGTGATCGTGACCGCCGCCGGCAGTCCCTCGGGAATCGCCCCGACCGCCAGCGCGATTGCCGCCATGAACATGTCATTGGCCGGATTTCCCCGCAGCCAACCGATCAGGAACGTCACCGCGGAAAGCCCGAGGATCACGTAGACCAGCAGCTTGCTGAACCGGTGAATCTTCCGGGTCAGCGGGGTCATGAGGTCCTCGGACTTCGCAATCATCGTCGCGATGCGGCCGGTCTCGGTGCCGTCTCCCGTGGAGACCACGGCACCCACCCCCTGACCGTAGGTGACCAGCGTGCCGGCGAAGGCCAGGTTTCGGCGGTCCCCGAGCCCGGTGGAGTCCGGAAGGGCCGCGGTGGACTTCTCGGCCGGAACGGACTCGCCGGTCAGCGCGGCCTCGTCGCATTGCAGGCTGCGGATCTCCAGGAGGCGCAGGTCCGCCGGCACCCGGTCGCCGGACTGGAGCAGCACGATATCGCCGGGCACCAGTTCCTCGGCCGGAATGCGCCGCTTGTGGCCGTCGCGGCGCACCGTGGCCTCGGTGCGCAGCAGTTTTGAGAGTGCCCCAATGGCCCTCTCCGCGCCCGACTCCTGGATGTACCCGACAATCGCGTTGACGAGCACCACCGCCGCGATCACGGCGGCGTCCACGAACTCGCCGAGGAATGCGGCCTTTGCGGCGGCAATCAGCAGCACATAGACCAGGAGTTGGTGGAACTGCAGCAGGAACCGCCTCCACCCCGGGATGCCGGCCCGGGCCGTCATTTCGTTCCGCCCATGTCGTTCCAGCCGCCGCCCGGCCTCGGCGGTGTCCAGACCGGACGACACCGCGGTGTCGAGCGACTTCAGCACCTCCGATTCGGCAAGAGCGTGCCAGGGGGTGGTGGGCGGCGACGTGAGCTCACGCATTCGGGGCGATGCTAGGGATTCTTCACCCGTTGCCAAGACTGGCGGACCTCCCGGCAGATCAGCCGGCACGCGCCTGCGGGTCATATCAAGAAGTCGAAATGACCGATGGAGTAACCGATACCCGCCACGATCAACCGAGCGGTGGACAGCAGCACCGGTTTCCACGCCTCTTTCACATTCAGGAGAAAGAAGACGAGTGCGACGACCGGAATTTCTTCCGCGCCTCACCGCCCGGGCGGCCACTCCCGACGAGCTTTCGAGAAAGCTGGCGGAGAAAATCATCATCGTCTCAGCGCCGGCACCGTACCTGCCGCCCGGGCTTCACGGCAGGAAGGATCTGCCCGTCCCCGAGTGTGCGGTGGCGGCCCGCGCCGACGCGATTGATTCGGGCGACGACGACCTCCTGGCGATGCGATCGTTCCAAGGCATCCCGATCATCGCGGCAGTGGAGGCATTGCATCGGCTTGGACTGGGGGCGCCGTGAATCAGGGTATGCCCGCGAGTTGGGGTCGGCGGCTCATTTGCGGCTTCCGCAACCGGGGGCTCAGGGTGACAGGTCCATTGTCTGGTCTGCTGATCCCTGGAGCAATGGGGTCGCTCCTCAACCATGGACAAGATGTCTCCAAGCCCGCTGCCAGGTCGGGAACTCTTGGGATGGCGGACAGCGGGGCGCCGTCAGGGTTCACGGCCGGGTCCGCAGCAGCAGGCTCGAGTCTCAGAATCGCCTGGACCACCACAATCCCACCGCTCGTCCTCGCCCAGGAACCAAGACCCCTGTCAGTTCCCGCGGGCCGTCACTGGAGACCACCGATCGGGCATGGCAACCCGCCGCGTCCTGATGACGCGCAAAAGGACCCGGATCCAGCTTGGGATATTAAAAGTTTAGATGCGACCCCATTGCTCGATGAGCGCAAACGCGAAAAGGAGGGCGTCTGTTCGTGTGAAGCGATTCTCACGTGGCTTGTGGTGTCGAGGAACGTCCGCGATCACCGATGGCTACCCGTGGCGCGACTCCTGCCGGGCAAAGAACGAGCCGAATCAGGAGGCATCACGCAGGTGGCCAATCGGTGGATCGTATTGACGTCTCTACCTCACGGCATTTTTGCGTAGGCCGCGCGAAGCGGCTGAAGCAACGCGTCGGGAATAAGTTCATCCGGAATGCCGGCGAACTTTGGTTCTCGACTACGGAGGCGGGACACATAGCGATCCATCAGGGATTTCAATTCCTTCTTGTCGGTGTCTTCATTCGTCCTTGCGAAGGGCTCCTCTCCGAGGATTCTCATGAACGAATTTACCATACTGTAGAGTTCATCAATGTCGGTGGTCATGTTCAGGTGTGGATTGGTAGTGCGGAATTGCCAATTGTTGCCGGCCGTAAGGGTCAGCGCCGGGAGCCAGACGCCGATGACGTTGAATCTGG
The nucleotide sequence above comes from Verrucomicrobiia bacterium. Encoded proteins:
- a CDS encoding cation-transporting P-type ATPase; the encoded protein is MTRRRVPADLPGGPPVLATGEESLASPRMRELTSPPTTPWHALAESEVLKSLDTAVSSGLDTAEAGRRLERHGRNEMTARAGIPGWRRFLLQFHQLLVYVLLIAAAKAAFLGEFVDAAVIAAVVLVNAIVGYIQESGAERAIGALSKLLRTEATVRRDGHKRRIPAEELVPGDIVLLQSGDRVPADLRLLEIRSLQCDEAALTGESVPAEKSTAALPDSTGLGDRRNLAFAGTLVTYGQGVGAVVSTGDGTETGRIATMIAKSEDLMTPLTRKIHRFSKLLVYVILGLSAVTFLIGWLRGNPANDMFMAAIALAVGAIPEGLPAAVTITLAIGVSRMAARRAIIRRLPAVETLGSTTVICSDKTGTLTENQMTVREVHAGGQTFAVTGNGYAGEGNFLHNGDPVIPAPSGALEETLRAGVLCNDTLLVRDEHGRPKVQGDPTEAALLVAGQKAGFHLDPTHGANPRLDVIPFESQHMYMATLHEGDPRRIYTKGALDRLLARCDRALDAAGCEGPLDGASVRAEADRMAAQGLRVLGFARRRVEPDHDALHPTHLTEGLTFLGLQGMMDPPRAEAAEAVRHCREAGIAVKMITGDHAVTAAAIAAQLGLQGATDARGHLRALSGGELEAIADADLPRVAEETAVFARVAPEQKLRLVRALQARGHVVAMTGDGVNDAPALKQADIGVAMGISGTEVAKGAAAMVLLDDNFASIEAAVEEGRNVFDNLVKFIVWTLPTNGGEGLLLLAAIVLGTDLPVLPVQLLWINMTTAVLLGLMLVFEPKEPGLMSRPPRDPAQPLLTRALVMRTALVSVLMLLAGQALFVWEQRALGAPVNEARTIVVNLIVGIEVFYLLNCRSLTTSFLRIGWFSNRWVWIGIAIMLTAQLLFTYLPVMNRWFGTAPIRPEAWLHVFLAGLAVFLIVELEKWCRFHGQRAARALPE